One region of Sardina pilchardus chromosome 18, fSarPil1.1, whole genome shotgun sequence genomic DNA includes:
- the fancl gene encoding E3 ubiquitin-protein ligase FANCL, with product MDSQIMTENPLLLPLNKEKTVYDGFITVQDRDFRIRVILPPGHQLKQAKLHCCWQLKRLLSGHQHILKQRLHHAPDLVSFILELKTVLELAMKSRPDCQSIPPPQYYSQLITEMQSLGWDKLLFIDSEFRTLKLQGEDSAGRKHVLTVKLKPKYPVEAPEFLADLPFPFHMSWTPQSTLAHVHGRFLLHLEGLAEFWSVLDEIDEQTWVLEPEKPSRADTMRRIAIGNNVSIKVEIDPRHPKMLPDCCLLGAEHVVTPLRTKLNGNMHLWNPDCSILQNMRDVLEIEFPSPSTHEKSSLSTECGICYSYRLESAIPDQVCNDPRCGQPFHQVCLYEWLRGLTTSRQSFNIVFGECPYCSKPITVKMAVQKP from the exons ATGGACAGTCAGATAATGACAGAGAATCCGTTGTTACTGCCTCTCAACAAGGAGAAAACCGTGTATGATGGCTTCATCACAGTGCAG GACAGAGATTTCAGGATAAGAGTAATACTTCCACCAGGACATCAGCTCAAACAGGCAAA ACTTCACTGTTGCTGGCAACTTAAAAGGCTGCTGAGTGGACATCAGCACATTTTGAAacag AGGTTGCATCATGCCCCCGATTTGGTCAGTTTCATTTTGgagctgaaaactgtattg GAGTTGGCAATGAAGAGCAGACCAGACTGTCAGAGCATACCACCTCCACAGTACTATTCCCAGCTGATCACAGAGATGCAGAGCCTGGGATGGGATAA GCTGCTGTTCATTGACTCCGAGTTCCGCACACTGAAACTGCAAGGAGAGGACTCGGCTGGCCGTAAACACGTCCTTACAGTCAAGCTCAAGCCCAAG TATCCAGTCGAGGCCCCTGAGTTCCTAGCCGATCTCCCTTTTCCTTTCCACATGAGTTGGACTCCGCAG AGCACCTTGGCCCACGTTCACGGCCGCTTCCTGCTCCACTTGGAAGGCCTGGCCGAGTTCTGGTCGGTGCTGGACGAGATCGACGAGCAGACGTGGGTCCTGGAGCCAGAGAAGCCCTCCCGAGCGGACACCATGAGACGGATCGCTATTG GGAACAATGTGTCCATAAAGGTGGAGATCGACCCCAGGCACCCGAAGATGCTGCCTGATTGCTGTCTGCTCGGTGCAGAACATG TGGTCACCCCCTTGAGGACCAAGCTTAATGGCAACATGCATTTATG GAATCCAGACTGCAGCATTCTGCAGAACATGAGAGACGTTCTAGAGATAGAATTCCCATCACCTTCCACCCACGAAAAATCT AGCCTCAGCACGGAGTGTGGCATCTGTTACTCCTATCGGCTGGAGTCGGCCATTCCAGACCAAGTGTGCAACGATCCTCGCTGTGGGCAGCCGTTTCACCAGGTCTGCCTGTATGAG TGGCTAAGAGGTCTGACTACCAGTCGCCAGAGCTTCAATATTGTGTTTGGGGAGTGTCCATACTGTAGCAAG CCCATTACAGTAAAGATGGCAGTGCAGAAGCCTTGA